A genomic region of Paramormyrops kingsleyae isolate MSU_618 chromosome 19, PKINGS_0.4, whole genome shotgun sequence contains the following coding sequences:
- the clmna gene encoding uncharacterized protein clmna — MAGHEWDDWFEREELIGQISDIRVQNLQAEREGIQKRTFTKWMNLHLEKCNPPLEITDLFNEIRDGRVLMALLEELSGCKLLHGFKQSSHRIFRLNNIAKVLNFLEERNVKLISIDAADVADGNSSLVLGLIWNIILFFQIKELTGTIQSRFSSTSSLSSLPNSTDSDTSHPGTPAEEKAPSHPRREHGKAIRTLLQWVQRRTTKYGVVVQEFGKSWVSGLAFLAVIKSIDSSLVDIRKARLRTPKQNLEDAFRIAHYSLGIPRLLEPEDVMISTPEEQSIMTYVSQFLEHFPGHGQDETTEATERGPPAASRGAQQDRVSINGVHREKPRPYMLRKDSVPPPPKIFISSVPDDVEQASPAKVDVPENSQLDKESCPELDKSPKRPVDLGKEVVSVSPQLSSMDSAIDSPDSWSEMTSEATLLDSPGLLMDSPCPISPSEEKVSPDAVVQEPSVLGKVKEGPVFKEPFVGEGSVLQTSVDSFQTDSKLSLEEEDAYQYILGLNEDKKDSESPPEEAQNGLGVGLESTGMSVEQSHETTPLELSGELKSKDLSHKMENGLGSHSEQNKASLLQDKSNTKPTTPHLCEEKKTVEMLPEPCMDLVTGVHESETAQEQNDDVTTKLPAGTSVDLVGFGDFSLEASYSKQEESCPQQKYPVEQDFSGSVSGGQECRSVPSGDQGGFECHSKTGVENLDQNHTGFSSEDLDHTELQDKNNNLDHAADLSEDLDNSVLLSEDQEFSRCYSDVQNTNRNQFITAHSENMGLSSLEPEESYMKLDQHHISMFEGQVHARLIYAVGESDDDRDLPLDLLSDAPSDSNVGFRGINECRRTNTDVLDVGPLKEASSIAFHDSETSNTSQGAPGEAAKQADLDTELEDFGFGPTPSMDAHGMSESSFAVNSALLDFECASGSCHHSFGSEDWSQQNQATGVKPGSLRVFCTICGKEKMEEANSPQLQTDSEVCEVTTAATPRKAQRSSVAAAPPGGMTAAELRLLLLLWLLLYCLLVLPQLDLRTLPHLLLNLEE; from the exons ATGGCGGGACACGAGTGGGATGATTGGTTCGAGCGAGAGGAACTTATCGGACAAATCAGCGACATACGTGTGCAGAACCTCCAAG CGGAACGGGAGGGCATACAGAAGCGGACCTTCACGAAATGGATGAATCTGCATTTAGAGAAG TGCAACCCTCCCCTGGAAATAACAGACCTGTTCAACGAAATTCGAGATGGCCGTGTTTTGATGGCTCTCCTGGAGGAGCTGTCGGGATGTAAACTG CTGCACGGGTTCAAGCAATCATCTCATCGCATTTTCCGACTCAACAACATAGCCAAGGTCCTGaatttcttggaggaaagaaaC GTGAAGCTAATTAGCATTGACGCTGCTGATGTTGCCGACGGGAACTCCTCTCTTGTTCTCGGGCTGATCTGGAACATCATCCTGTTTTTCCAG ATCAAGGAGCTGACGGGCACGATCCAGAGTCGATTCTCCTCCACCTCCAGCCTCTCCTCCCTGCCCAACAGTACTGACTCTGACACCTCTCACCCGGGCACCCCCGCAGAGGAAAAGGCCCCCTCTCACCCGCGCAGGGAGCATGGGAAGGCCATCCGGACGCTCCTGCAGTGGGTGCAGAGACGCACTACCAA GTATGGAGTGGTGGTGCAGGAGTTCGGGAAGAGCTGGGTGTCCGGCTTGGCCTTCCTGGCGGTCATTAAATCCATTGACTCAAGCCTGGTGGACATAAGGAAGGCACGCTTGAGAACACCCAAGCAAAACCTTGAAGACGCGTTTAGGATTGCGCACTACAGCTTGGGCATCCCACGTCTGCTGGAGCCAGAGG ATGTGATGATCAGCACCCCCGAGGAACAGTCCATCATGACTTACGTGTCCCAGTTCCTGGAGCACTTCCCAGGACACGGTCAG GACGAAACTACAGAAGCAACTGAGAGAGGTCCCCCGGCAGCCAGCAGGGGCGCTCAGCAGGACCGCGTGTCCATTAACGGGGTACACAGAGAGAAACCCCGGCCGTACATGCTGAGGAAGGACTCTGTGCCGCCCCCACCAAAGATCTTCATCTCCTCCGTCCCTGACGACGTCGAGCAAGCTTCCCCTGCTAAAGTGGACGTACCAGAAAATTCTCAACTTGACAAGGAGAGCTGTCCAGAGTTAGACAAGTCCCCTAAACGACCCGTGGACCTGGGAAAAGAGGTAGTGTCTGTGTCCCCACAGCTGTCCAGCATGGATTCGGCCATCGACTCTCCAGACTCCTGGAGTGAAATGACAAGTGAGGCGACTTTGCTAGATAGTCCGGGGCTGCTGATGGACTCGCCGTGCCCTATCTCACCCAGCGAAGAGAAGGTGAGCCCTGACGCTGTGGTTCAGGAGCCCTCGGTGTTGGGGAAAGTTAAAGAGGGTCCCGTTTTCAAAGAGCCTTTTGTAGGTGAAGGTAGCGTCTTGCAAACCTCAGTTGATAGCTTCCAGACAGATTCAAAACTTTCTCTAGAAGAAGAGGATGCATACCAGTATATTCTAGGGTTGAATGAGGACAAGAAGGACAGCGAGTCCCCTCCAGAGGAAGCCCAAAATGGACTAGGCGTCGGTCTAGAATCGACAGGGATGTCTGTGGAACAGAGCCATGAAACAACACCTCTAGAGCTCTCAGGTGAACTGAAGTCAAAAGACCTTTCACATAAAATGGAGAATGGACTTGGGTCTCACTCAGAGCAAAATAAAGCTTCCTTGTTACAGGATAAGAGCAACACCAAGCCAACCACTCCACACTTGTGTGAGGAAAAGAAAACAGTTGAAATGCTTCCAGAACCATGTATGGATTTGGTAACTGGTGTACATGAGTCAGAAACTGCTCAGGAACAAAATGATGATGTTACTACAAAATTACCTGCAGGTACCTCTGTGGACCTTGTTGGATTTGGAGATTTTTCTCTTGAAGCAAGTTATTCGAAACAAGAAGAGAGCTGTCCACAGCAGAAGTACCCAGTGGAGCAAGACTTCTCTGGTTCTGTCTCTGGGGGTCAGGAGTGCCGTTCTGTGCCTTCTGGGGACCAAGGCGGCTTTGAATGCCACTCTAAGACAGGGGTGGAGAATCTAGATCAGAACCACAcaggcttcagctctgaggacCTAGATCACACTGAGCTACAGGACAAGAACAATAATCTTGACCATGCTGCAGATCTATCTGAGGACCTAGACAACAGTGTTCTTCTCTCAGAAGACCAGGAATTTTCTAGATGCTACTCTGATGTACAAAACACAAACCGTAACCAATTCATCACAGCTCATTCAGAAAACATGGGCCTCAGTAGTTTAGAACCTGAGGAGTCATACATGAAATTGGATCAGCACCATATTTCTATGTTTGAGGGCCAAGTTCATGCAAGGCTCATATATGCCGTAGGAGAGAGTGATGATGACAGGGATTTGCCTTTAGACTTGCTAAGTGATGCACCCAGTGATTCAAATGTTGGCTTTAGAGGTATCAATGAATGCAGAAGAACAAACACTGATGTTCTTGATGTCGGTCCCCTCAAAGAAGCAAGCAGCATTGCATTCCACGATAGCGAAACTAGCAACACGAGTCAAGGCGCTCCAGGAGAAGCTGCCAAACAAGCTGATCTTGACACCGAGTTGGAAGACTTCGGCTTCGGTCCCACACCCTCGATGGATGCCCACGGCATGTCCGAGAGTAGTTTCGCAGTCAACAGTGCCCTGCTGGACTTTGAGTGTGCTTCTGGAAGCTGTCACCATTCCTTTGGCAGTGAG GATTGGTCCCAACAAAACCAGGCTACTGGAGTAAAACCAGGATCCCTGAGGGTTTTCTGTACAATCTGTGGCAAGGAGAAGATGGAGGAGGCAAACAGTCCTCAGCTACAGACTGACTCGGAGGTCTGTGAGGTGACCACAGCGGCCACACCCAG GAAAGCTCAGAGGTCCTCGGTcgccgcagcgccccctggtggcatgACGGCAGCAGAACtgcgcctgctgctgctcctgtGGCTCCTCTTGTACTGCCTCCTTGTCCTGCCCCAGCTGGACCTGCGCACGCTGCCACACCTCCTGCTCAACCTGGAGGAGTGA
- the syne3 gene encoding nesprin-3 isoform X4: MTQQEQAEFGQSLEAALSWMRAAHERLRVNDNTQGPRDALEARLRETEDIRESEHEGRIKMDRVLAVADVLLESGDEEVKRETHAKLKELKAFWDETTTYITHCHCRIEWVWLHWSEYLKVHEEFAVWLGKMRCTLEPQLELQLDMREKLWQLDHHRVLLSDVHGQAELLERLLEEALALYSRTEDPSVGSEALQALQDAYKQIRDKAAERVVLLQKIVKDHQTYEGRGQKFLAWLASKTAELNGCSEAEDPEKKLQVMQDLWKSVSCEEETLRDLESLAEAVKAQTSPAGAEAITKEVEHLRDAWEKLMQRLLLEQERLQASQRSIADHEARVEQLRADVAQLRRVLQAQGRELEGSGGERTEEQLVAAWRKYTKVHAALVMEDPAVERMKARLRELFHFSQGNTGPLSDDVVAMIKEYQGVKSRAFQLSTEAETDLQKVLRDPLRGYKQWTTLASEVLRSSEETSEFSHLALLVQKMEKLLKHSLQLQERLSLLQVKGDLLSSVFGPDKAEDILTELSAAMKEREQLHSQLAQKKRHLQDLLQRSNGFGEAYNSISKQLDQIKERLNAADGLQPDILAKKSQFDQFVIMKKDLEDCEAHVTALETLVSSLTNRHMFDQLHAEWRELYKTVRVKVNESERSIVEHENFHESLLTVEKWLMIMRQKLESFCGADGEWSVQNRRTEAERALGEFPEKELQLHKTEAQGQMVLSRTSEEGRVHILRDLHRLRESWLSLHTLSLNVFRLLNGEGAGGVREVSPLGEMVGKIGSDRDSILTESEHTIQGKKSELVSGCGIREERFDAGWDSLSRADSTRKPLGNSDVDLQPKGGRSGIQCEEPDGIDLRMDHGSSRKGLHQVEDMVEKTPKTMVVAGAGGKSGGFVVERSFGSSIKAEKSVVGTSFWVEASSDSDAGKKHPKGGGQRRAEDSKQRGASDYESWRGAGLDVGDPPSGRGQDAYGKYAEGSHAWSKWQNKGGDMYAVDKTPKQRSGGETGAEDESSGERRRTPKDGSVHRRLIPDPEFQGDTKLLREFEVWLKAENDKLSRIRGQKGQGNAAERKEREQTLKDLRSRVGWGQNQLQKLLALWGVGAVTAQAEDLEELRYRWMLYKSKLKDAGDLNAPLQPTDARVLREESVIMRKKRSRFLSRVCWVALPLQLLLLGLLLLAFLLPLTDEGASCSLANNFARSFSIMLRYHGPPPT; encoded by the exons CCGGATTGAGTGGGTATGGCTGCACTGGAGCGAGTACCTCAAGGTGCACGAGGAGTTCGCGGTCTGGCTGGGTAAGATGCGCTGCACGTTGGAGCCGCAGCTGGAGCTGCAGCTGGACATGCGAGAGAAGCTGTGGCAGCTGGATCACCACCGGGTGCTGCTGAGCGACGTGCATGGCCAGGCGGAACTGCTGGAGAGGCTCTTGGAGGAGGCCCTGGCCTTGTACAGCCGCACCGAGGACCCCAGCGTGGGCTCAGAGGCGCTGCAGGCGCTGCAGGATGCCTACAAGCAGATCCGGGATAAGGCTGCG GAAAGGGTGGTGCTCTTACAGAAGATTGTAAAAGACCACCAGACCTACGAAGGCCGCGGTCAGAAGTTTTTGGCTTGGTTGGCGTCCAAGACAGCGGAGCTGAATGGCTGCAGTGAAGCTGAGGACCCTGAGAAGAAGCTCCAGGTCATGCAG GACCTGTGGAAGAGCGTGTCATGTGAGGAGGAGACCCTGCGGGACTTGGAGTCCTTGGCAGAGGCCGTGAAGGCCCAGACATCCCCGGCCGGCGCTGAGGCCATCACCAAGGAGGTGGAGCATCTGCGAGATGCCTGGGAGAAGCTGAtgcagcgcctcctgctggagCAGGAGAGATTGCAGGCCTCGCAGCGCTCGATTGCAGACCATGAGGCTCGAGTTGAGCAGCTCCGGGCCGATGTGGCACAGCTCCGTAGGGTGCTGCAGGCCCAGGGCCGGGAGCTGGAGGGCTCCGGAGGGGAGAGGACAGAGGAGCAGTTGGTGGCAGCATGGAGAAAGTACACG AAGGTGCACGCTGCCCTGGTGATGGAGGACCCTGCCGTGGAGAGGATGAAGGCCAGGCTCAGGGAGCTCTTCCACTTCTCACAGGGAAACACGGGGCCCCTTTCCGACGATGTAGTGGCCATGATCAAGGAGTACCAGGG GGTTAAAAGTCGTGCGTTCCAGTTGTCGACGGAGGCGGAGACAGATCTCCAGAAAGTTCTGCGAGACCCACTTCGAGGTTACAAGCAGTGGACCACCCTGGCAAGCGAAGTGTTGCGGTCATCAGAAGAGACGTCAGAGTTTTCACACCTCGCACTTCTGGTTCAGAAAATGGAG AAGCTGCTCAAGCACAGCCTTCAGCTACAGGAGCGTTTGAGCCTGCTGCAGGTGAAGGGCGACCTGCTGAGCAGCGTGTTTGGCCCAGACAAGGCTGAGGACATTCTGACAGAGCTCAGCGCCGCAATGAAGGAGAGAGAACAGTTGCACAGCCAGCTGGCTCAGAAGAAGCGCCACCTGCAG GATTTGTTGCAGAGATCAAATGGCTTCGGAGAGGCGTATAACTCTATTTCTAAACAACTGGACCAAATAAAAGAGAGACTAAATGCAGCAGATGGACTGCAGCCTGATATATTGGCCAAGAAAAGCCAGTTTGACCAATTTGTG ATAATGAAGAAGGACTTGGAGGACTGTGAAGCACATGTCACAGCTCTGGAGACTCTGGTGTCCAGCCTTACAAACCGCCACATGTTCGACCAACTCCATGCGGAATGGAGGGAGCTATACAAAACTGTGAGG GTGAAGGTGAACGAGAGCGAGCGGAGCATCGTGGAGCACGAGAACTTCCACGAGAGCCTGCTGACGGTGGAGAAGTGGTTGATGATCATGAGGCAGAAGCTGGAGTCGTTCTGCGGCGCGGACGGCGAGTGGAGCGTGCAGAACCGCCGCACCGAGGCCGAG AGGGCGCTAGGGGAGTTTCCTGAGAAAGAACTTCAGCTGCACAAGACCGAAGCCCAGGGTCAGATGGTGCTGTCCAGAACGTCAGAGGAAGGGAGGGTGCACATTCTGAGGGACCTGCACCGCTTGCGGGAGTCATGGCTGTCACTCCACACCCTCAGCCTCAACGTCTTCAG GTTGCTTAATGGGGAAGGAGCAGGTGGTGTTAGAGAGGTCTCTCCACTGGGAGAGATGGTGGGCAAGATTGGGTCAGACAGAGACTCCATCTTGACAGAAAGTGAACACACCATCCAGGGGAAGAAATCTGAGCTAGTGTCTGGGTGTGGCATCAGGGAAGAGCGATTTGATGCAGGGTGGGACAGTCTGAGTAGAGCGGACTCAACTAGAAAACCTTTGGGTAATTCAGATGTAGATCTTCAGCCGAAAGGGGGAAGGTCAGGGATCCAGTGTGAGGAGCCTGATGGAATAGATCTCAGGATGGATCATGGATCTAGTAGAAAAGGATTACATCAGGTAGAGGATATGGTTGAGAAAACACCCAAAACTATGGTGGTAGCTGGAGCAGGTGGGAAATCTGGTGGTTTTGTAGTTGAAAGGAGTTTTGGCTCTAGCATCAAGGCTGAGAAAAGTGTGGTAGGTACTAGTTTTTGGGTTGAGGCATCAAGTGACTCAGATGCTGGCAAGAAGCATCCGAAAGGAGGCGGTCAGCGAAGAGCCGAAGACTCAAAGCAGCGTGGAGCCTCAGACTATGAAAGCTGGAGGGGAGCCGGGCTCGACGTGGGGGACCCCCCCAGTGGACGTGGTCAAGATGCTTATGGAAAATACGCAGAAGGAAGTCATGCGTGGAGTAAATGGCAGAACAAAGGGGGAGATATGTACGCTGTTGATAAAACCCCCAAGCAGAGGTCTGGTGGAGAAACTGGTGCAGAAGATGAGTCGTCTGGCGAGAGAAGACGAACCCCTAAGGATGGATCAGTTCATCGCAGACTG ATACCTGACCCTGAATTCCAGGGTGATACTAAACTTCTAAGGGAGTTTGAGGTATGGCTGAAGGCCGAGAATGACAAACTCTCCAGGATTCGGGGACAGAAAGGGCAGGGAAATGCTGCTGAGCGGAAGGAGAGGGAACAGACACTAAAA GACCTGCGTTCCCGTGTGGGATGGGGCCAGAACCAGCTCCAGAAGCTGCTCGcgttgtggggggtgggggcggtgaCGGCTCAAGCGGAGGACCTGGAGGAGCTGAGGTACCGTTGGATGCTTTACAAGTCCAAGCTGAAGGATGCAGGAGACCTAAATGCCCCCCTACAGCCCACG GATGCAAGAGTCCTACGAGAGGAGAGTGTAATTATGAGAAAG AAGCGCTCCAGGTTCCTGTCACGCGTTTGCTGGGTGGCACTgcccctccagctgctgctgctgggcctgctcctgctcgcctTCCTGCTCCCGCTGACGGACGAGGGCGCCAGCTGCTCCCTGGCCAACAACTTCGCCCGCTCTTTCAGCATCATGCTGCGCTAccacgggccgccgcccacctgA